In Neorhodopirellula lusitana, one genomic interval encodes:
- a CDS encoding deoxyribodipyrimidine photolyase, with protein sequence MIAQRRLSHNFALDHAIERAVEFGKPLLIFEPLRVRYQWASDRLHRFVIEGMRDNADNAEQFGVAYYPYVEPKPGKGSPLLHKLAEQACTVVTDEYPCFFLPTMIEAVKDRIPARLELVDSNGVLPLRSGEKTYTVAHSYRRYMQKNILAALEETPNPTPLPCSALPSPAPIDSQSIRPDPEILASNLIPQKTLKRWPPADFKSLLDGNGISKIPIDHEVLPSPVCPGGSIEATRRLDDFIDNKLERYGTDRNHPDEHATTGLSPHLHFGHISPHQMVQRIFEHETWTPDQASKPNGKNHGFWNVSEPAEGFLDQVLTWREIGFNWAFMNPDTYDKLDSLPNWAQKTLAETADDERPYLYTLEEFENAQTHDELWNAAQRELVQTGMMHNYMRMLWGKKIFHWTESAQQALDIMIHLNNKYGLDGRDPNSYCGILWVLGRTDRAWGPKRPVFGSVRYMTSDSARKKLKLNKYLERFSE encoded by the coding sequence ATGATTGCACAGCGACGGTTGAGTCATAACTTCGCGCTCGACCACGCCATTGAACGGGCGGTCGAGTTCGGTAAACCGTTGCTGATCTTCGAACCACTACGTGTTCGATATCAATGGGCCAGCGATCGCCTCCATCGCTTTGTCATTGAAGGCATGCGAGACAACGCGGACAACGCCGAACAATTCGGCGTCGCCTATTACCCCTACGTCGAACCCAAGCCCGGCAAAGGTTCACCGCTGCTGCACAAGCTTGCCGAGCAAGCCTGTACCGTCGTCACGGACGAGTACCCCTGTTTTTTCCTGCCCACGATGATCGAGGCGGTGAAAGACCGCATCCCAGCCCGCTTGGAACTGGTCGATTCCAACGGAGTGTTGCCACTTCGTAGCGGCGAGAAGACCTACACCGTCGCCCATAGTTACCGGCGTTACATGCAGAAAAACATACTCGCTGCACTTGAAGAAACGCCCAACCCCACTCCCCTGCCCTGCTCTGCCCTGCCCTCCCCTGCCCCGATTGATTCGCAATCGATACGACCCGACCCAGAAATTCTCGCTTCCAACCTGATTCCGCAGAAAACACTCAAGCGTTGGCCGCCTGCTGATTTCAAATCGCTACTTGATGGTAACGGCATTTCCAAGATTCCGATCGACCATGAAGTGCTCCCCTCCCCTGTTTGCCCGGGCGGTTCCATCGAAGCGACACGCCGACTAGACGACTTCATCGACAACAAACTTGAACGTTACGGCACCGATCGAAATCATCCCGATGAGCATGCCACCACCGGCCTGAGCCCGCACCTGCACTTCGGCCACATCTCACCCCATCAGATGGTCCAACGGATTTTTGAACACGAAACCTGGACGCCCGACCAAGCATCCAAGCCCAACGGCAAGAACCACGGGTTCTGGAACGTCAGTGAACCAGCCGAGGGTTTTCTTGACCAAGTTTTGACGTGGCGTGAAATTGGATTCAATTGGGCCTTCATGAATCCAGACACTTACGACAAACTCGACTCACTTCCCAACTGGGCACAAAAAACACTCGCTGAAACCGCCGATGACGAGCGACCTTACCTCTACACGTTGGAAGAATTCGAAAACGCCCAAACGCACGATGAACTCTGGAACGCCGCCCAACGGGAACTCGTTCAAACCGGCATGATGCACAACTACATGCGGATGTTGTGGGGCAAGAAAATTTTTCACTGGACCGAGTCAGCTCAACAAGCACTCGACATCATGATCCACTTGAACAACAAGTATGGTCTCGACGGACGTGACCCCAATTCTTACTGCGGCATCCTATGGGTTCTCGGCCGCACCGATCGAGCCTGGGGCCCGAAACGACCGGTCTTCGGCAGCGTGCGGTACATGACCAGCGACAGTGCCCGCAAGAAGCTAAAGCTCAACAAATACCTTGAGCGGTTCTCGGAATAG
- the radC gene encoding RadC family protein — MSEQRRQRYQSVLYPLARLPRFRRSELADLVHEEPAAFITRTVNEVVKAGVLETVREEGEIHFEWVRGDRVELVDQWIDRRIHGDQVKEQPERERPRERLMRLGPTSLSDAELLAILIRVGVVGESAVTGGQKLANRFAHELDLIRNYGLEELRKITPAVTKASFCQILAALELGKRATEAARTRPVPITKITSTIEATQYCAQAFAYLAGDAVQEEFHIVTLDTKHKPIRTHKITVGTLDSSLVHPREVFRPAIRDSAAAVLLVHNHPSGDPTPSREDHAVTERLTEAGKLIGIGVLDHIIVARERCQSLREC; from the coding sequence ATGAGCGAACAACGTCGTCAACGTTACCAATCCGTTCTCTATCCGCTAGCCCGCTTGCCGCGTTTTCGGCGAAGTGAATTGGCGGACTTGGTCCATGAAGAACCCGCCGCGTTCATCACACGCACCGTCAACGAAGTCGTCAAGGCCGGCGTACTGGAAACCGTTCGTGAGGAGGGTGAGATCCATTTTGAATGGGTCCGCGGGGATCGAGTGGAACTAGTTGACCAATGGATCGATCGACGCATCCACGGCGATCAAGTCAAAGAACAGCCCGAAAGAGAACGACCACGCGAACGGCTCATGCGTCTCGGACCGACCTCGCTTTCGGATGCGGAACTGCTCGCGATCTTGATCCGCGTTGGCGTCGTTGGCGAGTCGGCCGTCACGGGCGGCCAGAAACTGGCCAACCGATTTGCGCATGAATTGGATTTGATTCGAAACTACGGACTCGAAGAGCTCCGAAAGATCACGCCGGCGGTCACGAAAGCCAGCTTCTGCCAAATCCTCGCCGCACTCGAACTGGGGAAGCGAGCGACGGAAGCGGCCCGCACTCGCCCAGTTCCCATCACCAAAATCACCAGCACGATCGAAGCGACTCAGTACTGCGCCCAGGCGTTCGCGTACCTCGCCGGTGACGCGGTCCAAGAAGAGTTCCACATTGTGACGCTCGATACCAAACACAAACCCATCCGCACCCATAAGATCACAGTCGGCACGCTGGACAGCTCGTTAGTTCACCCACGGGAAGTCTTCCGGCCAGCAATTCGAGATTCTGCCGCGGCCGTCCTATTGGTGCACAATCATCCATCGGGCGATCCGACGCCTAGCCGAGAAGACCACGCCGTGACCGAGCGTTTGACCGAAGCCGGCAAGCTGATTGGGATCGGAGTGCTGGACCACATCATCGTCGCCCGCGAACGTTGCCAAAGTCTCCGTGAGTGCTAG
- a CDS encoding sulfatase family protein: protein MSNRFFVNFFVFAGVLACLGMSDGARGETAAKPNVVVICADDLGSGDLSCYGATKISTPNIDGLAEQGMRFIDAHSAASLCSPSRYGMLTGRAPWRLHKKGNGYRLSPDQTTLASFLKQAGYTSAAVGKWHLGYSKDWNRLPITGPLEVGFDYHFGVPSNHNDSTRAFIENHDLVGRKPGEEYRIVKGQDFPDGLATPRVDDQVDSTLTQKAVEFIRRNSEQPFFLYFTPCAPHTHVTPAAKFRGTSQAGLYGDYVQELDSHVQTILETLDELKLTDNTLVLFISDNGSTPKDFKGTQGVNLNLADESGDVRRKYKTAKEDAKKMGHVTNGTWRDGKGYSYEGGHRIPFIARWPGKIAAGSSSDCTIVLTDVFATVAEVVDRELPDDAAEDSFSVLPILLGEQENIAGRDAVFIQGNGKDSAIAVCTGRWKLIARFGSEADRGHELYDLSNDPGELTDIAARYPEIVDRLVDALDKAEANGRTRL, encoded by the coding sequence ATGAGCAATCGATTTTTTGTCAACTTCTTCGTTTTTGCCGGCGTTTTGGCGTGCCTGGGTATGAGTGACGGCGCGAGAGGTGAGACTGCGGCAAAACCCAATGTTGTGGTCATCTGCGCGGACGATCTCGGATCGGGCGACCTCAGTTGCTATGGGGCGACGAAAATCAGTACCCCGAATATCGATGGTCTGGCGGAGCAGGGGATGCGGTTTATCGATGCCCATTCAGCGGCTTCGTTGTGTTCGCCTTCGCGTTACGGAATGTTAACGGGGCGTGCTCCTTGGCGACTTCACAAGAAGGGGAACGGCTACCGGCTTAGTCCCGATCAGACCACGTTGGCATCGTTTTTGAAGCAGGCGGGGTACACATCGGCGGCGGTGGGCAAGTGGCATCTCGGATACAGCAAGGACTGGAACCGGTTACCGATCACCGGACCGTTGGAAGTGGGATTTGATTACCACTTCGGCGTCCCTTCCAACCACAACGATTCGACAAGAGCCTTCATTGAGAACCATGACTTGGTAGGTCGAAAGCCGGGCGAAGAATATCGCATCGTCAAAGGCCAGGACTTTCCCGACGGGCTGGCAACGCCTCGAGTGGACGATCAGGTCGACAGCACGCTGACACAAAAGGCGGTCGAGTTCATACGCCGCAATTCCGAGCAGCCGTTCTTTCTTTACTTCACGCCTTGCGCGCCGCACACTCACGTGACCCCGGCGGCGAAGTTTCGTGGCACGAGTCAGGCTGGTTTGTACGGAGACTATGTGCAGGAACTGGACTCACACGTCCAAACGATTTTAGAAACACTCGACGAACTGAAACTGACAGACAATACGTTGGTCCTTTTTATAAGTGACAACGGATCGACACCGAAGGATTTTAAAGGGACGCAGGGCGTCAACTTGAACCTTGCGGATGAGTCCGGGGATGTTCGTAGAAAATACAAAACGGCCAAGGAAGATGCCAAGAAGATGGGGCATGTCACCAACGGTACTTGGCGAGACGGAAAGGGATACTCCTATGAAGGAGGGCACCGGATCCCGTTCATCGCTCGCTGGCCAGGGAAAATTGCAGCCGGAAGCTCATCGGATTGCACGATTGTCCTGACCGACGTGTTCGCCACAGTAGCGGAGGTCGTCGACCGGGAACTTCCAGATGACGCAGCGGAGGACTCGTTTAGTGTGTTGCCGATTTTACTGGGCGAACAAGAGAACATCGCAGGGCGCGACGCCGTGTTCATTCAGGGAAATGGCAAAGACAGCGCGATTGCCGTTTGCACCGGCCGATGGAAGTTGATTGCTCGTTTTGGTAGCGAGGCTGATCGCGGGCACGAACTTTACGACCTATCGAACGACCCTGGCGAGCTCACTGATATCGCGGCGCGTTACCCCGAAATTGTGGATCGGCTCGTGGACGCTTTGGACAAGGCTGAAGCCAACGGGCGGACGCGTTTGTAG
- a CDS encoding threonine aldolase family protein: protein MIDLRSDTLTRPTAEMRRAMANAFVGDGVIDVDPTVEALEQETARLLGKQAALYMPSGTMSNQVAVRVHCERGSGFLCEAECHIYQYEQGAFAALSGLIAQTVVGDQGSLRPEHLQSLIGPDSDHVFRTRLLCLENTHNRWGGRVIPQSELDAACAWAHEHGLQTHLDGARLWNASVATGLPLNRMAENFDSVSVCFSKGLGAPVGSALVGSHAFIDEARRARKLFGGGMRQAGIVAGGALHAIHCHRERLHLDHEAAQQLAAAATHDSPLSIRGGSVDTNIVVLDVDPNWGRAGDLRDRLYDSGVSCFAIDDTAIRLVTHLDISREQVERACRILQTVTSSAGSRV, encoded by the coding sequence ATGATTGACCTGCGAAGTGACACGCTGACACGACCCACTGCGGAGATGCGGCGGGCGATGGCGAATGCGTTTGTGGGCGACGGCGTGATCGACGTGGATCCCACGGTCGAGGCTCTTGAACAGGAAACGGCGCGGCTGTTAGGGAAACAGGCGGCGTTGTACATGCCCAGCGGCACGATGAGCAATCAGGTGGCGGTGCGGGTGCACTGCGAACGGGGCAGCGGGTTCTTGTGCGAAGCGGAGTGCCATATCTATCAGTACGAGCAAGGTGCGTTTGCCGCTTTGTCAGGTCTGATCGCTCAGACCGTTGTGGGGGATCAAGGGAGTCTGCGGCCGGAGCATCTTCAATCGTTGATTGGGCCGGACAGCGATCACGTTTTCCGTACTCGTTTGTTGTGTTTGGAAAATACACACAATCGTTGGGGCGGGCGTGTGATTCCGCAATCGGAATTGGATGCGGCTTGTGCGTGGGCCCACGAACATGGCTTGCAAACTCATCTGGACGGCGCTCGTTTATGGAATGCGTCGGTTGCGACTGGTTTGCCGTTGAACCGGATGGCCGAGAATTTCGATTCGGTCAGTGTTTGTTTCAGCAAAGGCTTGGGAGCTCCGGTGGGGTCAGCGTTGGTGGGAAGTCACGCGTTCATTGACGAGGCACGTCGGGCTCGGAAGCTTTTTGGTGGCGGGATGCGGCAAGCCGGGATTGTTGCCGGAGGTGCTTTGCATGCGATCCACTGCCATCGAGAGCGTTTGCATTTGGATCATGAAGCGGCTCAGCAGCTTGCTGCGGCGGCGACGCACGATAGCCCACTTTCGATTCGTGGGGGCAGCGTGGATACCAACATTGTTGTCTTGGACGTGGATCCGAATTGGGGCAGGGCAGGGGACTTGCGAGATCGGCTTTATGATTCCGGCGTCAGTTGCTTTGCGATCGATGATACCGCGATTCGATTGGTGACCCATTTGGATATCTCGCGAGAACAAGTTGAGCGGGCGTGCCGAATTCTTCAGACCGTGACGAGTTCGGCGGGAAGTCGGGTTTGA
- a CDS encoding alkaline phosphatase D family protein yields MMRIGPPNKVIALAFVCLCFASPAWAQRDSIRLTHGPMLGRPTSKSMAVWARTSDAGQFIVRYGTTPPLPHGGDNWTHQSQPASTTLEHDNTGVAILKELTPDTRYHYRVFVDGHPQGNFGSFKTMPSQEASISEHNPEGLYNFRFQIGSCANQNPKHGIGHASPTYQNLNRDWADKVDFHVMNGDWLYEELRDYPAEAWRLTQGVDELPAPLQVMPTLAGVWENYKLYLARNEDLAKWHRHVPSYFTFDDHELLNDIWGASEAGKRHRRTVFRDIGTYGWNDYLGWANPFETKQRLHFGKGQLTAGSDLLVDKSINFQTLPIDQMLNLHVHWGTASAGVDDMQFDDDSGNANSYVYDIAEVIDEHTLRLHMPAKTDDTVSYSIGQRSYGNFRIGNCEFYLLDTRGDRDMHDISQRDKRGLSMIGETQRKWLLDHMQASDADFHFVVSSVPMMIPHSGAGGYESDADNKEEAWTGFIDEREILINAWDKLNKKVFVMTGDLHNSFAIKVTDNVWEFCCGPHNSVNHVPSLDESDRPATGLFQFGPRQCDIRWSSYVLADVPRLDRLYPHYCVVQVNNVFNMPKKLGGKRLVAYPHPQIVFQYYDGWTGELAYAEAVSLDRDTVGNE; encoded by the coding sequence ATGATGCGTATTGGCCCACCAAACAAAGTGATCGCACTGGCTTTCGTCTGCCTATGTTTTGCCTCACCCGCCTGGGCACAACGCGACTCCATTCGGCTAACCCACGGCCCCATGCTCGGCCGTCCCACTTCCAAATCGATGGCCGTGTGGGCCCGCACCTCCGATGCCGGTCAGTTCATTGTCCGGTACGGCACGACACCACCTCTGCCACACGGTGGTGACAACTGGACCCATCAAAGCCAACCGGCGTCCACCACACTCGAACACGACAATACCGGTGTGGCGATCTTGAAAGAACTCACACCCGACACTCGCTATCACTACCGCGTTTTTGTCGACGGCCATCCGCAAGGCAACTTCGGTTCGTTCAAAACGATGCCGTCCCAAGAGGCTTCGATTTCCGAACACAATCCCGAAGGCCTATACAACTTCCGTTTCCAAATAGGTTCCTGCGCTAACCAAAACCCCAAGCACGGTATCGGCCATGCCTCGCCGACGTATCAAAACCTCAACCGTGACTGGGCTGATAAAGTCGACTTTCATGTCATGAACGGCGACTGGCTGTACGAAGAACTTCGCGACTACCCGGCCGAAGCGTGGCGACTGACACAAGGCGTTGACGAACTACCCGCCCCTTTGCAAGTCATGCCAACCCTGGCCGGCGTTTGGGAAAACTACAAACTCTATCTGGCACGCAACGAAGATCTTGCCAAATGGCACCGGCACGTGCCCAGCTATTTCACATTTGACGACCATGAATTGCTGAATGATATCTGGGGTGCGTCCGAAGCCGGCAAACGTCATCGCCGTACCGTCTTTCGCGATATCGGCACGTACGGTTGGAACGACTACCTGGGCTGGGCCAACCCGTTTGAAACCAAACAGCGATTGCATTTTGGCAAAGGGCAATTGACCGCTGGCAGTGACCTGTTGGTCGACAAAAGCATCAACTTTCAAACGCTGCCCATCGACCAAATGCTGAATTTGCACGTCCACTGGGGAACCGCATCAGCCGGCGTAGACGACATGCAATTTGATGATGACTCGGGTAACGCGAATTCGTACGTATATGACATCGCCGAGGTGATCGACGAACACACGCTGCGACTGCACATGCCCGCGAAGACCGACGACACCGTCAGCTATTCAATCGGTCAACGCAGCTACGGCAACTTCCGCATCGGGAATTGTGAGTTCTACCTGCTCGACACACGCGGCGACCGCGACATGCACGATATCTCGCAGCGTGACAAACGAGGCCTGTCCATGATCGGCGAAACACAACGCAAGTGGCTCCTCGATCACATGCAAGCCAGCGACGCCGACTTCCACTTCGTCGTTTCTAGCGTGCCCATGATGATCCCGCATAGCGGTGCGGGCGGCTACGAATCCGACGCCGACAACAAAGAGGAAGCCTGGACCGGATTCATCGATGAACGAGAAATTCTGATCAACGCCTGGGACAAATTAAACAAGAAAGTCTTTGTCATGACCGGCGACCTGCACAACAGCTTTGCGATCAAAGTGACCGACAATGTGTGGGAATTCTGTTGTGGTCCACACAACAGCGTCAACCACGTCCCCTCGCTCGACGAAAGCGATCGGCCGGCGACCGGCTTGTTCCAATTCGGTCCGCGTCAGTGCGATATTCGGTGGAGCAGCTACGTGCTTGCTGATGTCCCACGGCTGGACCGCTTGTACCCGCACTACTGTGTTGTGCAGGTCAACAATGTGTTCAACATGCCGAAAAAACTTGGCGGCAAACGGTTGGTCGCCTACCCTCACCCTCAAATCGTCTTCCAGTACTACGATGGCTGGACGGGCGAACTGGCCTACGCCGAAGCCGTTTCGCTGGACCGCGACACCGTTGGTAACGAGTGA
- the hisD gene encoding histidinol dehydrogenase, producing MTSPTPPSPVRFVDVRQGGEAFLAEMREKLSPRGDLVSPRGRELTQAVFGKPLTPVEVVETICRDVQNEGTAALLRYTAALDRAELTPEALRVPAADLAEAHASADPEFLQSIRNIRDNIVEFQSAILHQDVTIEPKPGVRLTQRYVPMRRVGICVPGGAAAYPSTVLMTAVPAQIAGVDEIAIVAPPTPFGAYNADMLATCHELGVTEVYRCGGAQAVAAMAYGCDVLPAVDKIVGPGNLFVALAKKHVFGTVDIDSFAGPSEVIVIADETATPAFVAADLLAQAEHSPGSAILITWDEALIESVQQELSKQLEQLDRSDLTRDALADFGALILVRDAQHACELTDSFAPEHLQIETSDPEGQIAQIRNSGAAFLGHHTPVALGDYAAGPSHVLPTGGTCRWAAGLSANSFLRSGSITQFNAQATQAIAGDVIRLAEKEGLTAHANSVSIRSNS from the coding sequence ATGACTTCCCCCACGCCTCCGTCCCCCGTTCGATTCGTTGATGTTCGTCAGGGCGGTGAAGCGTTTCTTGCCGAGATGCGAGAAAAACTCAGCCCCCGAGGCGACTTGGTGAGCCCCCGCGGTCGTGAACTCACCCAAGCGGTCTTCGGCAAACCACTCACGCCGGTGGAGGTCGTCGAAACGATTTGCCGCGACGTGCAAAACGAAGGCACGGCAGCTTTACTTCGTTACACCGCGGCGCTCGATCGAGCCGAGCTGACCCCTGAAGCCTTGCGGGTACCGGCCGCAGATCTCGCCGAAGCACACGCCTCGGCAGATCCCGAATTTCTGCAATCGATTCGGAACATCCGCGACAATATCGTTGAGTTCCAATCGGCCATTTTACACCAAGACGTCACAATCGAGCCCAAGCCTGGCGTCCGACTGACCCAGCGCTATGTGCCTATGCGACGAGTCGGCATCTGTGTCCCCGGCGGAGCGGCCGCCTATCCCTCGACCGTCTTGATGACCGCCGTGCCCGCTCAAATCGCCGGTGTCGATGAGATTGCGATCGTCGCCCCCCCCACGCCTTTCGGGGCGTACAACGCCGACATGCTTGCCACTTGCCACGAACTGGGTGTTACCGAAGTGTACCGCTGCGGTGGAGCTCAAGCGGTGGCCGCGATGGCATACGGCTGCGATGTCCTGCCCGCGGTCGACAAAATCGTGGGCCCCGGCAACCTGTTCGTCGCTCTGGCCAAGAAACATGTCTTTGGCACCGTCGACATCGACTCGTTCGCCGGCCCCAGCGAAGTCATCGTGATCGCCGACGAGACCGCCACACCCGCCTTCGTGGCTGCTGACCTGCTCGCCCAAGCCGAACACTCACCGGGTTCGGCAATTTTAATCACCTGGGACGAAGCCCTGATCGAGTCAGTGCAACAGGAACTATCCAAGCAACTGGAGCAACTCGACCGCAGCGATCTGACACGTGATGCGCTCGCGGATTTTGGTGCGTTGATCTTGGTTCGCGACGCACAACATGCCTGCGAATTGACCGATTCCTTTGCCCCCGAACACCTGCAAATCGAGACCTCCGATCCAGAAGGTCAGATCGCTCAAATCCGCAACAGCGGCGCAGCGTTCCTGGGCCATCACACCCCCGTCGCGTTAGGCGATTACGCGGCTGGCCCCAGCCACGTGTTACCCACCGGCGGCACCTGCCGCTGGGCTGCCGGTCTCTCAGCGAACAGCTTCCTGCGTTCGGGCAGCATCACCCAGTTCAACGCACAGGCGACCCAAGCGATCGCTGGCGACGTGATCCGACTGGCCGAAAAAGAAGGCCTGACCGCCCACGCCAACAGCGTTTCCATCCGCTCGAACTCGTAA
- a CDS encoding GxxExxY protein, whose translation MTENELATIAVDVGFKIHQKLGPGLLESVYQKVMAHELRKRGLIVEEEVPVPVIWDDTKMEVGFRIDLYVNRLLVIELKSVERVAPVHKKTLLTYLRLSDRKLGLLMNFGEELMKSGITRVVNGL comes from the coding sequence ATGACTGAAAACGAATTGGCCACCATCGCCGTGGATGTCGGTTTTAAGATTCACCAAAAACTGGGGCCAGGTCTTCTGGAATCGGTTTACCAAAAGGTGATGGCACACGAACTACGAAAACGCGGGCTGATCGTCGAAGAGGAGGTTCCGGTTCCAGTCATTTGGGACGATACCAAAATGGAAGTTGGCTTTCGTATTGATCTATACGTCAACCGTTTGTTGGTCATTGAATTAAAGTCCGTCGAGCGTGTGGCTCCCGTTCACAAGAAAACGCTGCTGACCTATCTGCGACTGAGCGATAGGAAACTCGGATTACTAATGAACTTCGGCGAGGAGCTAATGAAGTCCGGCATCACGCGAGTCGTGAACGGGCTGTGA
- a CDS encoding RtcB family protein, with the protein MDTTHEMLEITGQATATLPVGDAHSPITVIGNQTIRESFGGETFRQAINSRLAPGVSRVVLNPDAHVGYGAPVGCVMASPTHIYPGPVGVDIKCSMSLLQTDVPAEEIASHTVRRKLIQAIAKRVPTGPGRGQRHAPKSRRVDGSLGFRVATEGASKLVLKKLGIPKAWADRCEDSHHTAPDDTADTLAARLEWMGRERDKLNRIESKYRQLGSYGGGNHFGEAEVVQLSQDPIYRAIAQQWGLREGAVAFLSHCGSRGFGHDLAMNQFRSLKSSFQKQGLAFPAGDPQLVYAEANSSAGQQYLCDMAMGANFATVNHLLINALVLESFQDVFPGVRGELIYFISHNIARQEPLDGQTQWVHRKGATRAFPAGHSQLVGTEFEKTGHPILLPGNPRDGSSVMVALPGASQSAFSVNHGAGRQMSRTKAKKHLSQTAIDQDLIDHDIISNCRVFPRDEAPDAYKDFNQVMSSVTEAGLAAEVASLKAKFVLKDGAPADD; encoded by the coding sequence ATGGACACTACCCACGAAATGCTAGAAATCACGGGCCAGGCAACGGCAACGCTCCCGGTCGGTGATGCGCACAGCCCGATCACCGTGATCGGCAATCAAACGATCCGCGAATCGTTCGGCGGCGAAACCTTTCGCCAGGCCATCAACAGCCGGCTCGCACCCGGCGTGTCCCGTGTGGTGCTGAATCCAGATGCACACGTCGGGTACGGAGCTCCCGTGGGCTGCGTGATGGCGTCACCCACGCACATCTATCCCGGCCCCGTCGGTGTCGACATCAAATGCAGCATGAGCTTGTTGCAGACCGATGTGCCGGCCGAAGAAATCGCGAGTCACACCGTTCGCCGAAAACTCATTCAAGCGATCGCCAAGCGAGTTCCCACCGGCCCCGGACGCGGACAACGCCATGCCCCAAAGTCCCGGCGAGTCGATGGATCACTCGGGTTCCGCGTCGCTACCGAAGGTGCGTCCAAGCTAGTTCTGAAGAAACTGGGCATTCCTAAAGCCTGGGCCGATCGTTGCGAAGACTCACACCACACTGCCCCCGACGACACCGCCGACACGCTCGCCGCTCGACTGGAATGGATGGGCCGCGAACGTGACAAGCTGAACCGCATCGAAAGCAAGTACCGACAATTGGGAAGCTACGGCGGTGGCAACCATTTTGGCGAAGCCGAAGTCGTTCAGCTAAGCCAAGACCCAATCTACCGAGCCATCGCCCAACAATGGGGACTGCGTGAGGGTGCGGTTGCCTTCCTTTCCCATTGCGGCTCGCGTGGGTTCGGTCACGACTTGGCCATGAACCAGTTTCGTTCGCTGAAGTCCAGCTTTCAAAAGCAAGGCCTGGCCTTTCCCGCTGGCGATCCGCAACTGGTCTACGCCGAAGCGAACTCGTCCGCGGGACAGCAATACCTCTGCGACATGGCGATGGGTGCCAACTTTGCAACCGTCAATCACTTGCTGATTAACGCCCTTGTGTTGGAATCGTTTCAGGACGTATTCCCCGGCGTTCGTGGCGAGCTGATCTATTTCATCAGCCACAACATCGCCCGCCAAGAACCGCTCGATGGACAAACTCAATGGGTCCACCGGAAAGGTGCCACACGTGCGTTCCCCGCCGGGCATTCCCAACTGGTCGGCACCGAGTTTGAAAAGACAGGTCACCCGATCCTGTTGCCGGGAAATCCTCGCGATGGTTCCAGCGTGATGGTCGCTCTGCCTGGGGCGTCCCAGTCCGCCTTCAGCGTCAACCATGGGGCCGGTCGCCAAATGAGCCGCACGAAAGCGAAGAAACATCTATCGCAAACCGCCATCGACCAAGACCTAATCGATCACGACATCATCAGCAATTGCCGCGTCTTCCCTCGCGACGAAGCCCCCGACGCCTACAAGGACTTCAACCAAGTCATGTCCAGCGTGACCGAAGCCGGACTCGCCGCCGAGGTCGCCAGCCTGAAAGCCAAATTTGTCCTCAAAGACGGTGCACCCGCTGACGACTGA
- a CDS encoding histidine triad nucleotide-binding protein, translated as MPSLFTKIVQREIPADIVYEDDDCLAFRDIAPKAPIHILVIPKREIVSLADLTEEDEAVMGRCVVAASKIAASEGISEGGYRLIVNCGDDGGQEVPHIHFHLMGGRKLTWPPG; from the coding sequence ATGCCGAGTCTGTTCACCAAAATCGTTCAACGCGAGATTCCTGCAGATATCGTATACGAAGACGATGACTGTTTGGCGTTTCGCGATATTGCCCCTAAAGCCCCAATCCATATTCTGGTGATCCCCAAGCGTGAAATTGTTTCGCTCGCGGATCTGACGGAGGAAGACGAGGCGGTGATGGGCCGCTGTGTCGTGGCCGCTTCGAAAATAGCCGCCTCGGAAGGAATTTCCGAAGGCGGCTATCGTTTGATTGTGAACTGCGGCGATGATGGTGGCCAAGAAGTGCCGCACATCCACTTCCACCTAATGGGCGGCCGCAAGCTGACCTGGCCACCGGGCTGA